From Helicoverpa armigera isolate CAAS_96S chromosome 26, ASM3070526v1, whole genome shotgun sequence, one genomic window encodes:
- the LOC110372401 gene encoding acetylcholine receptor subunit beta-like 1 produces MAGFTYIILLLSLYTTFAKDCIINRVPEQMAFEKQLRKDLKCGYHVFDPPFGNNTTSDINVRFIMKRFSFNSDEEIFSMQSWMFISWIDERLKWDPEKYYGTTETELTSMSLWTPGFRLFNSADSNDFDRYYYVWCRVRNTGLVSCVPKITHEALCSVKLTNWPYDQQECKLEFGPWSSKWSKFSMNFTSRAITMLGAEYGAEWFISDYRQEANFSSEKQLTMYFTLEREATGLAAIVVYPAIILTALSITCLFLDVRQNVRLAMISFSLFGHYYFLREVMDNLPKHSLDSPNLLFYYRGSLILTMFIVLFTFLLDALCKVKVTPQNYFLTINDSVYESFGKYLIVPQWNVDDDKNKQFSEDWTKFANIINSAFNVIIILTYIILYCVLMPKPIPINY; encoded by the coding sequence ATGGCCGGGTTCACTTACATCATACTGTTACTTAGTTTATACACCACATTTGCCAAAGATTGTATCATTAACCGGGTGCCTGAACAAATGGCTTTCGAAAAACAACTCCGAAAAGACTTGAAATGTGGCTACCACGTTTTCGACCCACCTTTTGGAAACAACACAACATCAGATATCAATGTCAGATTCATCATGAAGCGATTCTCTTTCAACAGTGATGAAGAAATATTCTCCATGCAAAGCTGGATGTTTATATCATGGATCGACGAGCGACTGAAATGGGACCCTGAGAAATACTACGGGACAACGGAAACTGAGTTGACCTCTATGTCTCTTTGGACTCCTGGCTTCAGACTCTTCAACAGCGCCGATTCCAATGACTTTGACCGCTACTACTATGTTTGGTGTCGTGTAAGGAATACTGGTCTCGTTAGCTGTGTGCCCAAGATTACTCACGAAGCGTTGTGTAGCGTCAAGCTGACCAATTGGCCTTATGATCAGCAGGAGTGCAAACTTGAATTTGGACCCTGGTCTTCGAAATGGTCTAAATTCAGCATGAACTTTACTTCGCGTGCTATTACCATGCTGGGGGCTGAGTATGGGGCGGAGTGGTTCATATCTGACTATCGGCAGGAGGCGAATTTTAGTTCTGAGAAACAATTGACTATGTATTTCACGTTAGAGAGGGAAGCGACTGGATTGGCGGCCATTGTGGTGTACCCAGCTATCATTCTAACTGCACTATCTATTACTTGTTTGTTCTTGGATGTAAGACAGAACGTGAGATTGGCAATGATAAGTTTCAGTCTTTTCGGACATTATTACTTCTTGAGAGAAGTAATGGATAATCTGCCAAAGCATAGTTTGGATTCTCCTAACCTATTGTTTTATTATCGTGGCTCTCTTATTTTGACTATGTTCATAGTTCTCTTCACCTTTCTATTGGATGCCCTTTGCAAGGTAAAAGTAACAcctcaaaattattttctaactatTAACGATAGTGTATACGAGAgctttggaaaatatttaatcgtcCCTCAATGGAATGTAGATGatgataaaaacaaacaatttagtgAAGATTGGACCAAATTCGCTAACATTATTAATAGTGCTTTCaacgttattattatattgacttatataattttgtattgtgtGCTAATGCCTAAACCTATacctattaattattaa